A window of ANME-2 cluster archaeon genomic DNA:
AGCTACACCACCGATCACCATTACCAAAACCAGCAAGGGTGGGGCCGTGAAGCCAACACTTATTACTATAATGCTGTAGAGAACGGAACCAACTATCAGGGGTTGAACTCTTCCTATTCTATCAGATATTACACCGAAAGGGTACTGAAGCATGGCAAAAGGTATTAAAAACGCAGCCATGTACATTCCGATAGTACCTGGCTCCATCCCATAATTTATTGCAAGCATAAGTGGGAAAACGCCCACAAAAAATCCTACTGTAAACCGCTCAACAAAAGAAAAGGCATATGGAATGAATATCCTTTTTTCTTCCCTGAGCAACATTAGTGAATCTATAAATGAGGTAGGTCTTGAACTGAGTTTGCGCTCTTTGAGCATTAATGCCGCGATCAATGCTCCAAGTAATAGTAGTAAAGAACCAAAGTAAAGAGGATAAAGGGGATCTATTGAACCTATCTTACCACCAAATGGTGCTCCCATGGCATTACCTGATGCCATTCCCAGGCCAAGTATTCCCATTCCCTTACCATACTGTGTTTTTTTGACTAGATCGAGTACTGATGTCATAATTAAAGAAAATGCCATCACAGTAAAGGCTCCTTCAATGAATCGCAGTGCCAGTAGGGCTGACATGGTAGGGGCAAGGGTAAGGCTGAACATCAAAAGAGCATTACCCAAAAATCCGGTAACGATGAATATCTTTCTTTTCCCTAACTTATCAGAAGTGCTGCCCCATATAAGAGAGAATATTACATATGCGGCCAGATTTATTGAAACAAATAAACTAGTCTCTGCTACAGATGTGACATAAAACCTCTCCATAACAAAATCTTCCATAACAGGATATATCAATGTGACACTGAACATCAGCAGAAATGTTAAAATACCAAGAATATATATCTCCCGGTAGCCTTCTTTATCTATTTCAGGAATAATGTCACCCCCTTTTCTATTCATTGATCATTTATTTAATATTTAGATTATTTGTAATCTAAATCGATGAAGGGTTGAAAAACTTTAATTTTATTTACATAATAGTATCAATTGGGTAATTACTTTTTCAATTTGGGTTATTTGTTTATCCTGGGTTTTATTAGTAGTTTTCCTGGGATAACTAAAATGTAAAATTTATTTGCAGAAGTAACAACCTTAGTCTTCTCAACGTATAAGAGAGAGTATGGAGGCATCTTAATTTCTTTCAGTACGAAGCGTATTTGCATTGCAGAGTTCCAAGAATAGAATGTACAGAATGCGGTATTCACTGAATTGAAGTCCTATGGGCACAAATATGTTACACTTGAATTGTAATATAAGACATGTGTCCCTTTAGTAAAAAGAAGTGCTCGTGGTTATCGAAATGTTCAGAATTTCATTACTATGATATACCTTCGATTGGGACAATTGAATTTCCAGTTACCCACATGAATTAGCGAAGAGCCTTTTAGATTATGGATGGCATTATACCGCATT
This region includes:
- a CDS encoding MFS transporter; its protein translation is MNRKGGDIIPEIDKEGYREIYILGILTFLLMFSVTLIYPVMEDFVMERFYVTSVAETSLFVSINLAAYVIFSLIWGSTSDKLGKRKIFIVTGFLGNALLMFSLTLAPTMSALLALRFIEGAFTVMAFSLIMTSVLDLVKKTQYGKGMGILGLGMASGNAMGAPFGGKIGSIDPLYPLYFGSLLLLLGALIAALMLKERKLSSRPTSFIDSLMLLREEKRIFIPYAFSFVERFTVGFFVGVFPLMLAINYGMEPGTIGMYMAAFLIPFAMLQYPFGVISDRIGRVQPLIVGSVLYSIIVISVGFTAPPLLVLVMVIGGVAGALMYPPSAALAGDFADPSKRGTAMGGFNVFGSLGFAIGPFTGGLIADSYGFHVSFAAAGLAVFLVALIFLPVLISISRSK